One genomic segment of Streptomyces niveus includes these proteins:
- a CDS encoding M14 family zinc carboxypeptidase, with translation MGMPRPVLLATATATAALMLAPLPALAAPGADDGRSSHPVRDGGTTDSRVASTALPSAGAAALSSVGKTSLGLRKDGGYPRRTVLETLPENPADKAIKLGLAPYHALAPRLNALQELGNRVSVEVTGRSAGGHDLYLVTVTEPESAKEAAEQERMRERIENSPASAAKDKKIKESYKTPVFINNNIHGNEWEGTDAALKLIDELAKAKDSRTKKLLSTSRIILNVTANPDGRIAGTRANGNGIDLNRDFITASQPEARAIRQIAVDKQPAVMLDLHGYVNGTLIEPTTPPHGENYEYDLFLKNSYANALGMEKAVNDLGYTAEKDGVQPPVIPFRDQEEGWDDWPPIFTPQYMAFQGTVASHTIEIPMRVNNNDYNNLPVEELRRRSAINTDVAGAAMRATLDFSLDNRKTLIADQIETFRRGAAGEKQRVISEETVPGVPGIGPEDIYTTDFPRAYVIPAGDGQRSASAAARLVDHLIANDVKVEQARKSFKLAGRAYPAGSYVVDMEQAKRGLANVILDEGRDISADVSSMYDISGWSLGLLWGANVTKVQRGSLNLEGREVDAASPVGSVARGGDLKLRLDDPKEFAALNSLLAQGVKVRRTADGAAIVPSSARKKAEILADRYGVVFAATKDKGVADLRRTTVAAAVNSGELFALREMGFEVLPVSTATANAGFDWSKADALYVSTGLSHRSLNETARAALGEFLAGGAPVVALGSGGATFNTEAALLTATPVRGNGNANGVVRVVNTPGPVTGGTQPHSFVYSPIWYTALGKGVRTEQSYGGGNPLVSGHWRANEDGTGGPQAAAGQAAIVSGTAVAGAPVTLFGTEPLFRDHPKGAFAQVGRALLNRLP, from the coding sequence ATGGGGATGCCCAGACCCGTACTGCTCGCCACGGCCACGGCCACCGCGGCCCTGATGCTCGCACCGCTGCCCGCGCTCGCCGCGCCCGGCGCCGACGACGGCCGGTCCTCGCACCCGGTGAGGGACGGCGGCACCACGGACTCCCGCGTGGCCTCGACCGCGCTGCCGTCGGCCGGCGCCGCGGCCCTCTCCTCGGTGGGCAAGACCTCGCTCGGTCTGCGCAAGGACGGCGGCTACCCGCGCCGCACCGTCCTGGAGACGCTGCCCGAGAACCCGGCGGACAAGGCCATCAAGCTGGGCCTGGCGCCGTACCACGCGCTCGCCCCGCGTCTCAACGCCCTCCAGGAGCTGGGCAATCGGGTCAGTGTCGAGGTCACGGGCCGGTCGGCCGGCGGGCACGACCTGTATCTCGTCACGGTCACGGAGCCGGAGAGCGCGAAGGAGGCCGCAGAGCAGGAGCGGATGCGTGAGCGCATCGAGAACTCCCCCGCGTCGGCCGCCAAGGACAAGAAGATCAAGGAGAGTTACAAGACTCCGGTCTTCATCAACAACAACATCCACGGCAATGAGTGGGAGGGCACCGACGCGGCCCTGAAGCTCATCGACGAGCTGGCGAAGGCCAAGGACAGCCGTACGAAGAAGCTGCTGTCCACGAGCCGGATCATTCTCAACGTGACGGCGAACCCGGACGGCCGGATCGCCGGAACGCGCGCCAACGGCAACGGCATCGACCTCAACCGGGACTTCATCACCGCCTCGCAGCCGGAGGCGCGCGCGATCCGGCAGATAGCCGTCGACAAGCAGCCCGCGGTCATGCTCGATCTGCACGGATACGTCAACGGCACGCTCATCGAGCCGACGACTCCGCCGCACGGCGAGAACTACGAGTACGACCTGTTCCTCAAGAACTCCTACGCCAACGCCCTCGGCATGGAGAAGGCGGTCAACGACCTCGGCTACACCGCCGAGAAGGACGGCGTGCAGCCGCCCGTCATCCCCTTCCGGGACCAGGAGGAGGGCTGGGACGACTGGCCGCCGATCTTCACGCCGCAGTACATGGCGTTCCAGGGCACGGTCGCCTCGCACACCATCGAGATCCCGATGCGGGTCAACAACAACGACTACAACAACCTCCCCGTCGAGGAGTTGCGCCGCCGCTCCGCGATCAACACCGATGTCGCGGGCGCTGCGATGCGCGCCACGCTCGACTTCTCGCTGGACAACCGCAAGACACTGATAGCCGACCAGATCGAGACGTTCCGGCGCGGTGCGGCGGGCGAGAAGCAGCGGGTCATCTCCGAGGAGACGGTGCCCGGTGTGCCCGGCATCGGTCCGGAGGACATCTACACGACCGACTTCCCGCGCGCGTACGTGATTCCGGCCGGCGACGGCCAGCGTTCGGCGTCGGCCGCCGCGCGGCTCGTCGACCATCTGATCGCCAACGACGTGAAGGTCGAGCAGGCCCGTAAGAGCTTCAAGCTGGCGGGCCGCGCGTATCCGGCCGGTTCGTACGTGGTCGACATGGAGCAGGCCAAGCGCGGTCTCGCCAACGTCATCCTGGACGAGGGCCGGGACATCAGTGCGGACGTGTCGTCGATGTACGACATCTCGGGCTGGAGCCTCGGGCTGCTGTGGGGCGCGAACGTCACCAAGGTCCAGCGGGGCTCGCTGAACCTCGAAGGTCGCGAGGTCGACGCCGCGTCGCCCGTCGGCTCGGTGGCCCGCGGTGGCGACCTGAAGCTGCGGCTGGACGACCCGAAGGAGTTCGCCGCCCTCAACTCGCTGCTCGCGCAGGGCGTGAAGGTGCGGCGGACGGCGGACGGCGCGGCGATCGTGCCGTCGTCGGCCCGCAAGAAGGCCGAGATCCTGGCCGACCGGTACGGCGTCGTCTTCGCCGCCACGAAGGACAAGGGCGTCGCGGACCTGCGGCGTACGACGGTCGCGGCGGCGGTGAACTCGGGCGAGCTGTTCGCGCTGCGCGAGATGGGCTTCGAGGTGCTGCCCGTGTCGACGGCGACGGCGAACGCCGGCTTCGACTGGTCGAAGGCCGACGCGCTGTACGTGTCGACGGGGCTCAGCCACCGTTCGCTGAACGAGACCGCCCGCGCCGCGCTCGGTGAGTTCCTCGCCGGGGGCGCGCCCGTGGTGGCGCTCGGCTCCGGTGGTGCGACGTTCAACACCGAGGCCGCTCTGCTGACGGCCACGCCGGTACGGGGCAACGGGAACGCCAACGGCGTGGTGCGGGTGGTCAACACGCCCGGACCGGTCACCGGCGGCACACAGCCGCACTCGTTCGTCTACTCGCCGATCTGGTACACCGCCCTCGGCAAGGGCGTGCGCACCGAGCAGTCGTACGGCGGTGGCAACCCGCTCGTCTCGGGCCACTGGCGCGCGAATGAGGACGGCACGGGCGGTCCGCAGGCCGCGGCGGGTCAGGCGGCGATCGTGAGCGGTACGGCGGTGGCCGGTGCGCCGGTCACGCTGTTCGGCACCGAGCCGCTGTTCCGTGACCACCCGAAGGGCGCGTTCGCCCAGGTGGGCCGGGCGCTGCTGAACCGCCTTCCGTAG
- a CDS encoding EI24 domain-containing protein encodes MRDLGVGFGYLVKGQRWVGAHGRWLGFGLLPGLVTLVLYGAALVGLFYGADDLTAWATPFADDWSSPWQGLFRGFLTVLLVALVLFLAVIAFTAVTLLVGQPFYESLSEAVDRSEGGHVPESGLPLLRELWISARDSLRVLGRVVLYGVLLFALGFIPVVGQTVVPVLGFCVSGFFLAEELNAVAMQRRGIELKERLALLRGRRLLTLGFGVPLTLAFLVPFVAVFLMPGAVAGATLMARDLTGEGAGAGQAGSPVPSGTVPAPEAPREW; translated from the coding sequence ATGCGTGATCTCGGTGTGGGCTTCGGCTACTTGGTGAAAGGCCAGCGCTGGGTCGGCGCGCACGGCCGATGGCTGGGCTTCGGGCTGCTGCCCGGACTGGTGACCCTCGTCCTGTACGGGGCGGCGCTCGTCGGCCTCTTCTACGGCGCCGACGATCTGACGGCCTGGGCGACGCCCTTCGCCGACGACTGGTCCTCGCCGTGGCAGGGGCTGTTCCGCGGCTTCCTCACCGTGCTGCTCGTCGCACTCGTGCTGTTCCTCGCCGTGATCGCGTTCACGGCCGTGACGCTGCTGGTCGGCCAGCCCTTCTACGAATCGCTCTCCGAGGCGGTGGACCGCTCGGAGGGCGGACACGTCCCCGAGTCGGGACTGCCGCTCTTGCGCGAACTGTGGATCTCCGCGCGTGACAGCCTGCGGGTCCTGGGGCGGGTGGTGCTGTACGGCGTCCTGCTCTTCGCCCTCGGCTTCATCCCCGTCGTCGGACAGACCGTCGTGCCGGTGCTCGGCTTCTGCGTGTCCGGCTTCTTCCTCGCGGAGGAGCTCAACGCGGTCGCGATGCAGCGGCGCGGTATCGAACTGAAGGAACGCCTCGCGCTGTTGCGGGGCCGCCGGCTGCTCACGCTGGGCTTCGGCGTCCCGCTGACGCTCGCGTTCCTGGTGCCGTTCGTCGCGGTGTTCCTGATGCCGGGGGCGGTGGCGGGGGCGACGCTGATGGCACGCGACCTGACGGGCGAGGGTGCGGGTGCCGGTCAGGCCGGTTCGCCCGTGCCGAGCGGTACGGTTCCGGCGCCCGAGGCCCCACGCGAGTGGTGA